A single window of Sphingobium sp. SCG-1 DNA harbors:
- a CDS encoding TIGR02587 family membrane protein, whose translation MSNKDYALGLARALGGATIFGLPLLMTMEMWSLGLDIHPARLLLFVCLNFGVLVVLSRFGGFEPTNSIGEDLLDALGAYAVGIAASVLILGLFGLLYTTMPIGEFAGMIVVQSIPTSFGAMLARKQLGEGESEKSDEQNSRSEGYAGELFLMLAGSLFLAFNVAPTEEVILIGLKMTPWHSLALIAVSLFALHALVFAVGLPGQERAPEGYRKLRLFIAYTIPGYAIAALVSLYILWTFGRVDGQAVHAIVGSMVVLGFPASIGAAIARLVV comes from the coding sequence ATGTCGAACAAGGATTATGCGCTCGGACTGGCACGCGCGCTCGGCGGGGCAACTATCTTCGGGCTTCCTTTGCTTATGACCATGGAAATGTGGTCGTTGGGTCTCGATATTCATCCTGCCCGGCTGCTACTTTTCGTTTGTCTGAACTTCGGCGTCCTTGTCGTTCTTTCGCGCTTTGGGGGCTTTGAACCGACAAATTCCATCGGTGAAGACCTGCTTGACGCTCTGGGTGCCTATGCAGTGGGGATAGCGGCATCGGTTCTGATCCTAGGCTTGTTCGGTTTGCTATACACTACCATGCCGATCGGCGAATTTGCGGGCATGATCGTGGTACAGTCTATCCCAACGAGCTTTGGCGCTATGTTGGCGCGCAAGCAGCTAGGGGAGGGGGAGAGTGAAAAGTCGGACGAACAGAATTCAAGGTCAGAGGGGTATGCTGGTGAGTTATTCCTGATGCTTGCCGGTTCGCTATTCCTGGCGTTCAACGTCGCACCCACCGAAGAGGTTATTCTGATCGGGCTCAAAATGACGCCGTGGCATAGCCTGGCGCTTATCGCCGTATCTCTATTCGCACTGCATGCCTTGGTGTTTGCGGTGGGCCTGCCGGGTCAAGAACGCGCGCCGGAGGGATATCGCAAACTAAGGCTGTTTATAGCCTATACCATTCCAGGATATGCGATCGCTGCCCTGGTCAGTCTCTACATACTCTGGACGTTCGGCCGCGTAGATGGCCAAGCGGTTCATGCCATTGTCGGCAGTATGGTTGTGCTCGGGTTTCCCGCATCCATCGGTGCGGCGATAGCCCGGCTTGTTGTGTAA
- a CDS encoding SulP family inorganic anion transporter, with amino-acid sequence MNNTALSRYRTEWFNGGANARRDILAGMVGTFALIPEVIAFSFVAGIDPEVGLFASFVIGIVIAFAGGRPAMISGAAGSVALVAAALVHAHGLQYLLAATLLAGLFQIVFGLLKLDVLMRFVSQSVRTGFVNALAILIFSAQVPQMLGVTWHSYAMIAGGLAIIYLLPRMTTAIPSPLICILVLTAISIAFPMPIHTVSDLGRLPSSLPSFTFPAVAFDWQTLRIVAPYALAIAAVGLLESMMTASVVDDLTETTSSKARECTGLGLANVAAGLFGGIAGCGMIGQTVGNVRYGGRGRLSTLVAGVFLLLVMVPLRPWVAQVPVAALVAIMIMVSASTFSWTSIRDLARHPKVSGIVMVATVVVTVATHDLSAGVAVGVLLSGVFFAFKVTRLMDVRIDYDEATDMRIYTVSGQIFFASADIFADRFDLRDTVAKVRIDLTASHLWDVTAVGALEDVVTKMRHHGIAIEVIGLNQASAILVDQLAPAVGHASS; translated from the coding sequence ATGAACAACACAGCTCTTTCGCGCTATCGCACCGAATGGTTCAACGGCGGGGCAAACGCCCGACGTGACATCCTCGCCGGCATGGTCGGCACCTTTGCGCTGATCCCGGAAGTCATCGCCTTTTCCTTCGTGGCGGGAATAGACCCGGAGGTGGGCTTGTTCGCCTCCTTCGTGATCGGCATTGTCATTGCCTTCGCTGGCGGCCGTCCTGCGATGATTTCCGGCGCGGCAGGATCGGTGGCGCTGGTTGCTGCGGCATTGGTCCATGCCCATGGCCTGCAATATCTGCTTGCCGCGACACTGCTGGCTGGACTGTTCCAGATCGTCTTTGGCCTCCTGAAGCTCGATGTGCTGATGCGGTTCGTCTCGCAGTCCGTGCGAACGGGCTTTGTCAATGCGCTCGCCATCCTTATCTTCTCGGCGCAGGTGCCACAGATGTTGGGGGTGACGTGGCACAGCTATGCAATGATCGCGGGCGGTCTGGCAATTATCTATCTGCTGCCGCGCATGACGACGGCCATCCCCTCGCCCTTGATCTGCATTCTTGTCCTGACGGCGATCAGCATTGCCTTTCCCATGCCTATCCACACCGTCTCCGATCTTGGTCGGCTGCCATCATCGCTGCCCTCATTCACATTCCCCGCAGTGGCATTCGACTGGCAGACGCTGCGCATCGTGGCGCCGTATGCGCTCGCGATCGCGGCGGTTGGCCTCCTTGAATCCATGATGACCGCCAGCGTGGTCGATGACCTGACCGAGACCACGAGTTCGAAAGCGCGCGAATGCACAGGGCTGGGCCTCGCCAACGTCGCCGCCGGGCTGTTCGGGGGCATCGCGGGTTGCGGCATGATCGGTCAGACGGTCGGTAATGTGCGCTATGGTGGGCGAGGCAGGCTCTCCACCCTGGTCGCTGGCGTGTTCCTGTTGCTGGTGATGGTTCCCCTCAGGCCATGGGTCGCGCAGGTGCCTGTGGCGGCGCTCGTTGCGATCATGATCATGGTATCGGCCAGCACCTTCTCATGGACCTCGATCCGCGATCTGGCTCGACATCCCAAGGTTTCCGGCATCGTCATGGTTGCTACCGTCGTTGTCACGGTCGCCACTCACGACCTGTCCGCAGGTGTCGCTGTGGGGGTATTGTTGAGCGGCGTGTTTTTCGCTTTTAAGGTGACGCGCTTGATGGATGTTCGTATCGATTATGACGAGGCGACGGACATGCGGATCTACACCGTGTCAGGCCAGATCTTCTTTGCCAGCGCGGACATCTTCGCCGACAGGTTCGATTTGCGCGATACCGTGGCGAAGGTTCGCATAGACCTCACCGCCAGCCATTTGTGGGATGTCACGGCGGTCGGCGCATTAGAGGACGTCGTGACCAAGATGCGGCATCATGGCATCGCGATAGAGGTCATCGGGCTTAATCAGGCCAGCGCGATCTTGGTGGACCAACTCGCTCCGGCGGTGGGGCACGCATCCTCCTGA
- a CDS encoding AraC family transcriptional regulator, producing the protein MEKIAELAQVIDRHIAKSGISPTAMPRLSLIRAAQPSIPTPAVYEASLCLIAQGSKRVSLGEHSVVYDASRYLLVSVDLPLVGHILEASAQTPYLCCKIDLDQAALAELIAAQGGGVPHGDRPVLAVYPSDPDLIDAACRLVKLLDRQESIATLAPLIEREILYRLLTGPHGAVLRHIATAGSHLNQVTRAIAAIRKRYDTQLRIEDVAAEAGMSASSLHAHFKAVTRMTPLDYQKQLRLQEARRLMLTDGASAGSAGFAVGYESPSQFSREYRRLFGAPPRQDIERMQAAPVTRIAL; encoded by the coding sequence ATGGAAAAGATCGCCGAACTTGCGCAGGTCATTGACCGTCACATTGCAAAATCGGGCATTTCGCCTACAGCGATGCCCCGTTTGTCACTGATCCGCGCCGCCCAGCCCAGCATACCGACGCCTGCCGTTTATGAGGCATCACTTTGCCTGATCGCCCAGGGATCGAAGCGGGTTTCGCTTGGAGAGCACAGCGTCGTCTATGATGCCTCTCGCTATCTGCTCGTCTCGGTAGACCTGCCGCTCGTTGGCCATATCCTCGAAGCGAGCGCACAAACGCCGTACCTGTGCTGCAAGATCGATCTCGACCAAGCTGCGCTTGCCGAGCTGATCGCCGCACAGGGCGGCGGCGTGCCACATGGTGACCGTCCGGTTCTTGCAGTCTATCCCAGCGATCCCGATTTAATCGACGCCGCGTGCCGTCTGGTCAAGCTGCTGGATCGGCAGGAGAGCATCGCCACGCTTGCGCCCCTTATCGAACGGGAAATCCTGTACCGCCTGCTAACCGGCCCACATGGCGCGGTGCTGCGGCACATCGCGACGGCAGGCAGCCACCTGAACCAGGTAACACGCGCCATCGCCGCGATCCGCAAGCGCTACGACACTCAGCTTCGCATCGAAGATGTTGCCGCCGAGGCCGGCATGAGCGCATCGTCGCTTCACGCCCATTTCAAGGCCGTGACGCGGATGACACCTCTGGACTATCAGAAGCAGCTTCGTCTGCAGGAGGCGAGGCGGCTGATGCTGACGGACGGCGCCAGTGCAGGATCGGCCGGCTTCGCAGTGGGATATGAAAGCCCTTCGCAGTTCAGCCGTGAGTATCGTCGGCTATTCGGTGCCCCGCCACGCCAGGATATTGAGCGCATGCAAGCCGCGCCGGTTACCAGGATCGCGCTCTGA
- a CDS encoding inositol monophosphatase family protein: MTRVPANLDPTLLAEMETLAVELATLGGKEILAALGTILSVKYKGQGAAANLLSDPVSQVDGAVEALIRARVAGRFPGHDIIGEEMDERPGRGHDFAWVIDPIDGTTNFVNGFPLFASSVGVLYRGVPVAGALWCSTSHLLTPGTYHCSAGNGLRFEGTAFSRQPNPEVRRRLAGEPDLGNGAGVWDVRKTGSAAIECAFVAAGLLQVARFATPNIWDVAGGIALAWASGATVLEKHSESWRPFVGFGEDMDDLSQWRRPLILGGADAADAMAQIRE, encoded by the coding sequence ATGACGCGGGTTCCTGCTAATCTCGATCCCACCCTTCTTGCAGAGATGGAAACCTTGGCAGTGGAGCTTGCAACACTGGGCGGAAAGGAGATACTCGCAGCCCTGGGCACTATCCTTTCGGTTAAATACAAGGGTCAGGGAGCTGCAGCTAATTTACTCAGTGACCCGGTGAGCCAAGTCGACGGTGCCGTCGAGGCTCTGATCCGCGCACGAGTGGCGGGCCGGTTTCCCGGGCACGATATCATTGGTGAGGAGATGGACGAGAGGCCGGGTCGTGGCCATGATTTCGCTTGGGTGATCGACCCGATCGACGGGACCACGAATTTCGTCAATGGTTTTCCGCTCTTTGCCTCTTCAGTAGGAGTCCTTTATCGCGGTGTGCCCGTCGCGGGCGCTTTATGGTGCAGCACGAGCCATCTTCTCACACCGGGCACCTATCATTGTAGCGCCGGAAATGGCCTCCGGTTCGAGGGCACGGCATTCTCCCGCCAACCCAACCCCGAAGTCCGGCGGCGGCTCGCTGGCGAACCTGATCTAGGCAACGGCGCAGGCGTTTGGGACGTGCGCAAGACGGGTTCTGCCGCTATCGAATGTGCCTTTGTCGCTGCAGGTCTGCTGCAAGTCGCTCGCTTCGCCACGCCCAATATTTGGGACGTGGCTGGCGGCATCGCCTTGGCCTGGGCGTCTGGCGCAACTGTCCTGGAGAAGCATAGCGAAAGCTGGCGGCCATTCGTTGGTTTTGGAGAAGATATGGACGATCTTAGCCAGTGGAGGCGCCCCTTGATATTGGGGGGCGCGGACGCGGCCGATGCAATGGCGCAAATTCGGGAATAA
- a CDS encoding histidine kinase: protein MHKDRLALLFVDDQPVLSSLQFALTLQGFMPEDGDAEGASVWAASCLIIDQRYGPGGLNFLQELRVAGIGVPAILLVTNPTERLRRCAASRGAVVIEKPLLGDELAETLHIILDHSKAA from the coding sequence ATGCACAAGGATCGTCTGGCCCTACTTTTCGTGGATGACCAGCCTGTCCTGTCCTCGTTGCAATTTGCTCTGACCCTCCAGGGTTTCATGCCTGAAGACGGCGATGCCGAGGGAGCGAGCGTCTGGGCGGCAAGTTGCCTGATTATCGACCAGCGCTACGGTCCGGGCGGTCTCAACTTTCTTCAGGAGCTCCGGGTCGCGGGCATTGGGGTGCCAGCGATTCTTCTGGTGACCAATCCCACGGAGCGACTACGCCGCTGCGCTGCTTCGCGCGGAGCGGTTGTCATCGAAAAGCCTCTACTGGGTGATGAGCTCGCCGAAACCCTCCACATTATCCTCGACCACAGCAAGGCCGCCTGA
- a CDS encoding diacylglycerol/lipid kinase family protein, with product MKTLLVHNPNAGTEPAPAAPLIADLEEAGYTITYCEHGKDGIARASAEMELIIAAGGDGTVTSVASEIPNRDIPIAILPLGGSNNIARALGIRQSTCDIIAGLAKAHEQKLTIGTITGPFGTRAFVEAIGLGALNDAIETVDEDPDTPEEKRENGRVAFRKALGDAAPFDCDVEIDGTRFAGPWLLVEVLNITAVGPRLPFAPRADPGDSVLDVLLVKASDRQAMTIWAEHFCGPPPARLEAGCHISLTGQDMCVRIDDRPLDLPDDRWTLELRLDDTPVTVLVPSGRQENPA from the coding sequence ATGAAAACGCTGTTGGTGCACAACCCCAATGCCGGGACTGAACCCGCGCCAGCGGCACCGTTGATCGCCGACCTGGAAGAGGCAGGATACACGATCACCTATTGCGAGCATGGCAAGGACGGCATCGCTCGCGCATCAGCCGAAATGGAGTTGATCATTGCAGCAGGAGGCGACGGAACGGTCACGAGCGTTGCGAGCGAAATACCCAATCGCGATATTCCCATCGCCATCCTGCCTCTAGGGGGTTCCAATAATATCGCACGTGCGCTGGGCATTCGACAGTCGACCTGCGACATTATTGCTGGACTTGCCAAGGCTCATGAGCAGAAATTGACTATTGGAACTATAACAGGGCCGTTCGGCACGCGCGCCTTTGTAGAGGCGATTGGCTTGGGCGCTCTTAACGACGCCATCGAGACGGTAGACGAGGATCCTGACACGCCTGAAGAAAAGCGGGAAAACGGGCGGGTTGCATTTCGAAAGGCTTTGGGCGACGCGGCGCCGTTCGATTGTGACGTGGAGATCGACGGCACGCGCTTTGCAGGCCCATGGCTACTTGTTGAGGTTCTTAACATCACAGCAGTCGGGCCGCGCCTGCCCTTCGCGCCGCGTGCCGATCCGGGGGACAGCGTGCTGGATGTCCTGCTCGTCAAGGCATCAGACCGCCAAGCCATGACGATTTGGGCCGAGCATTTTTGCGGCCCGCCGCCCGCGCGGCTCGAGGCGGGATGCCACATTAGTCTGACAGGGCAAGATATGTGCGTCCGGATCGATGATCGTCCGCTTGATCTGCCCGATGACAGGTGGACGCTTGAATTGCGCCTAGATGACACGCCGGTGACGGTCTTGGTTCCCAGCGGCAGACAGGAAAATCCAGCATGA
- a CDS encoding globin domain-containing protein — protein sequence MRTASPAAIAIVKATAPAIEKHGVEITTAMYARLLQDLEIAALFDRAAQESGEQPRRLAGAILAYARNIDKLENLGTAVQRMVARHVETGVKAEHYPHVAAALLPAIRDVLGAEIATDDVLNAWGEAYWMLADILIAAEAQAYEAAQAA from the coding sequence ATGCGCACCGCCTCTCCTGCCGCCATCGCGATCGTCAAGGCCACTGCCCCCGCAATCGAGAAACATGGCGTCGAAATCACGACCGCCATGTATGCACGCCTGCTGCAGGACCTGGAGATCGCCGCACTGTTCGATCGTGCCGCTCAGGAAAGCGGCGAGCAGCCGCGCCGGCTCGCTGGCGCGATCCTGGCCTATGCCAGGAACATCGACAAGCTCGAGAACCTTGGCACAGCCGTGCAGCGTATGGTTGCACGCCATGTGGAGACAGGCGTCAAAGCCGAGCACTACCCCCACGTCGCCGCCGCGCTCCTTCCGGCAATTCGCGATGTGCTCGGCGCGGAGATCGCGACGGATGACGTCTTGAACGCTTGGGGTGAAGCCTATTGGATGCTGGCAGACATCCTCATTGCCGCTGAAGCACAGGCCTATGAAGCGGCCCAAGCTGCGTGA
- a CDS encoding alternative oxidase, whose protein sequence is MTAPLIDLGVHHKAGGLSDKVALGFTKVLRWCADTFFAQRYGHRAVVLETVAAVPGMVGATINHLACLRRMCDDKGWIKTLMDEAENERMHLMTFIEISKPTWFERTVIIGVQWVFYLFFFGLYLVSAKTAHRVVGYFEEEAVISYTHYLAEIDEGRSANVPAPAIAKHYWGLPQNATLRDVVLVVRADEAHHRDVNHGFANELAGLPVGPVAHCPPHAELVPNWKKAA, encoded by the coding sequence ATGACTGCACCGTTGATCGATCTTGGCGTCCATCACAAGGCCGGCGGCCTGTCAGACAAAGTAGCGCTTGGCTTTACCAAGGTGTTGCGCTGGTGCGCCGACACCTTCTTCGCCCAGCGCTACGGCCACCGCGCGGTAGTGCTCGAGACCGTCGCGGCAGTGCCGGGCATGGTTGGCGCGACGATCAACCACCTCGCTTGCTTGCGCCGCATGTGCGACGATAAAGGGTGGATCAAGACGCTCATGGACGAAGCCGAAAACGAGCGCATGCATCTGATGACCTTCATCGAGATTTCGAAGCCCACCTGGTTCGAGCGGACGGTGATCATCGGGGTGCAATGGGTCTTCTATCTGTTCTTCTTCGGCCTCTATCTAGTCAGCGCCAAGACCGCTCACCGGGTGGTTGGCTACTTCGAGGAAGAGGCAGTGATCAGCTACACGCACTATCTCGCCGAAATCGACGAGGGCCGCAGCGCCAACGTGCCGGCGCCCGCGATAGCCAAGCATTATTGGGGCCTACCCCAGAACGCCACGCTACGCGATGTGGTCCTGGTGGTCAGGGCGGATGAAGCGCACCACCGCGACGTCAATCATGGCTTCGCCAACGAGCTCGCCGGCCTGCCGGTCGGTCCAGTAGCCCACTGCCCGCCGCATGCCGAGCTCGTGCCGAACTGGAAGAAGGCTGCCTGA
- a CDS encoding amidohydrolase family protein, whose protein sequence is MSTSRRDFLAGSSAGIAATALSAKVHAQTPRVPIRKIATEEAFATAELVKAWLEIARAQPSSSLDVQTGILSVFENPRPGSNQNRFRRQLLDLDAERLANMDEAGVDVQILSVTIPGVQMFAPSTANAAAIATNDHLAAAIARHPKRFAGLACLAPQDPTGATKEMERAITRLGLNGFIVNSHTKNLYLDDPSFAPILEAAEALDRPIYLHPRAPSNGMAEPFRDYSMGGSIWGFGVEAGTHAVRLILSGVFDRYPRLRVVLGHMGEALPFWMWRLDHMAARRAKDGRMKPLSLAPSEYFKRNFAVTTSGFEAPEILELVIKTAGIDNVMWAIDYPYESSLDAVTFMSAAKLTNDQRASIFHRNAERLFHLA, encoded by the coding sequence ATGAGCACGAGTCGTCGAGATTTCCTGGCCGGATCATCCGCGGGGATCGCGGCCACGGCGCTTTCCGCTAAGGTGCATGCACAAACACCTCGGGTACCGATCCGCAAAATCGCTACGGAAGAGGCGTTTGCAACCGCTGAGCTTGTAAAGGCTTGGCTTGAAATCGCTCGTGCGCAGCCCTCGTCGAGCCTTGATGTGCAGACCGGCATTCTTTCTGTATTCGAAAATCCTCGGCCAGGTTCCAACCAGAACAGGTTTCGGCGGCAATTGCTCGACTTGGACGCTGAACGACTGGCCAACATGGATGAGGCGGGTGTCGATGTGCAGATACTATCCGTCACCATCCCGGGCGTTCAGATGTTCGCGCCAAGTACTGCAAACGCGGCGGCCATCGCTACTAACGACCATCTCGCTGCCGCAATCGCGCGGCATCCTAAGCGCTTTGCCGGTCTTGCCTGCTTGGCCCCACAGGATCCGACCGGCGCGACCAAAGAGATGGAGCGCGCCATCACCAGACTTGGTCTGAACGGCTTCATCGTTAATTCGCATACCAAGAATCTCTATCTCGATGATCCGAGCTTCGCGCCAATCCTGGAGGCAGCGGAGGCGCTCGACCGCCCGATCTATCTCCACCCGCGTGCGCCATCGAACGGGATGGCGGAGCCGTTTCGCGACTACAGCATGGGCGGATCGATCTGGGGCTTCGGCGTCGAGGCCGGAACGCACGCCGTACGGTTAATCCTCAGCGGCGTGTTCGATCGCTATCCGCGCCTGCGCGTTGTCCTCGGCCACATGGGGGAAGCGCTGCCATTCTGGATGTGGCGGCTCGATCACATGGCGGCACGACGGGCGAAGGACGGGCGCATGAAGCCGCTCTCACTGGCTCCAAGTGAGTATTTCAAGCGTAATTTCGCGGTGACCACCAGCGGCTTTGAAGCGCCGGAGATTCTCGAACTAGTGATCAAGACCGCAGGAATCGACAATGTGATGTGGGCGATCGACTATCCCTATGAGAGTTCGCTGGATGCCGTCACCTTCATGAGCGCCGCGAAGTTGACAAACGATCAGCGCGCCAGCATCTTCCACCGGAACGCCGAACGCCTGTTCCACTTGGCTTAG
- a CDS encoding DUF1971 domain-containing protein: MSAMPRTTATPYKRTPTFTEATIPQGLLKDHSTKDGTWGLIHVEQGALRYVVTDTRRLSTECILTADGKPGLVEPTILHHVQPLGPVRFHVEFLKEQ, translated from the coding sequence ATGAGCGCAATGCCGCGGACAACCGCCACGCCGTACAAGCGGACGCCGACCTTCACCGAGGCAACGATCCCTCAAGGCCTCCTCAAGGATCACTCGACGAAGGACGGCACCTGGGGCTTGATCCACGTCGAACAGGGCGCGCTTCGGTACGTCGTGACCGACACTCGGCGACTATCGACCGAATGCATTCTCACTGCAGATGGCAAGCCCGGCTTGGTTGAGCCGACGATCCTGCACCACGTGCAGCCGCTCGGACCGGTGCGGTTTCACGTCGAGTTTCTGAAAGAGCAATAA
- a CDS encoding SLC13 family permease — protein sequence MTAEQILTLLVLAGVVGALIWDKVRADVVALAGAALLLITGAVRPSEVQSAFGSPAIITLASLFVIAHALELSGLLDRLIGKAVALCRRIGSAGIWMLIGLCGGASAFLNNTPIVVLAAPVVRDVANSLKLDPRRFLIPLSYAAVLGGCCTLIGTSTNLLVDDMARSSGQAPFSIFEITPVGVLVALAGGVYLLFAARWLGRGSEETHSEPPRAIEHHVTHLEIAGDMVGDLSDFGEDRRLKPVQAITSSLVFFGVVLLAALDVAPIAATAFAGAVLLILLRVISPEQAYGGLRPEILLLIAGMVVIGIALEQTGLASAATDRLVGSMGGTGPLAALIFFYGATMVLTELLSNATVAVLVTPVAVALAESLGVSPRPFLVAIMIAGSAAFATPFGYQTNVLVFQMGKYRYTDFIKIGLPLNLVTWVVAVAAITWFFPF from the coding sequence ATGACGGCTGAACAGATACTTACCCTGCTCGTGCTCGCCGGTGTCGTCGGCGCACTGATATGGGACAAGGTGCGCGCCGACGTTGTCGCGCTCGCCGGGGCGGCCCTGCTGCTGATTACCGGCGCGGTGCGGCCCAGCGAGGTGCAAAGCGCCTTTGGCAGCCCGGCGATCATCACGCTCGCTTCCCTGTTCGTGATCGCCCATGCGCTGGAACTTTCAGGGCTGCTCGATCGCCTGATCGGCAAGGCTGTGGCGCTGTGCCGTCGCATAGGATCGGCAGGCATCTGGATGCTGATCGGCCTGTGCGGCGGCGCGTCGGCTTTCCTTAACAATACGCCCATCGTCGTGCTGGCAGCGCCAGTGGTCCGTGACGTTGCAAACTCGCTGAAGCTTGATCCCCGCCGCTTTCTTATCCCTTTAAGCTATGCCGCGGTGCTTGGCGGATGCTGTACGCTCATTGGCACATCCACTAATCTTCTCGTCGATGATATGGCCCGCAGTTCAGGGCAGGCACCCTTCAGCATTTTCGAGATCACGCCAGTCGGTGTCCTGGTTGCACTGGCGGGCGGCGTGTATCTGTTGTTCGCCGCGCGCTGGCTTGGACGTGGCAGCGAAGAAACGCATTCCGAACCGCCAAGGGCTATCGAACATCATGTAACGCATCTGGAGATCGCCGGCGACATGGTCGGTGACCTCTCCGATTTCGGCGAGGACCGCCGCCTGAAGCCAGTGCAGGCGATCACGTCCTCGCTTGTGTTCTTCGGCGTGGTGCTGCTTGCCGCGCTCGACGTCGCCCCCATCGCCGCGACCGCATTCGCTGGTGCGGTGCTGTTGATCCTGCTGCGGGTCATCAGTCCAGAACAGGCCTATGGCGGGCTTCGTCCCGAGATCCTGCTCCTCATCGCCGGCATGGTCGTCATCGGCATTGCCCTTGAGCAGACCGGACTAGCGTCAGCGGCAACGGACAGGCTGGTAGGGTCTATGGGCGGAACAGGCCCGCTGGCGGCACTCATCTTCTTCTATGGCGCAACGATGGTGCTGACCGAGCTGCTATCCAACGCCACCGTCGCGGTCCTGGTTACGCCCGTTGCAGTGGCACTTGCAGAAAGCCTTGGTGTCAGCCCCCGGCCCTTTCTGGTCGCGATCATGATTGCAGGGAGCGCCGCCTTCGCCACGCCCTTTGGCTACCAGACCAATGTGCTCGTCTTCCAAATGGGCAAGTACCGGTATACCGACTTCATCAAGATCGGGCTCCCGCTCAATCTCGTCACCTGGGTTGTTGCGGTCGCCGCCATCACATGGTTCTTTCCCTTCTAG
- a CDS encoding SDR family oxidoreductase, translating into MTGFANKVVLITGASSGIGEATVRELAAAGMQLFIGARRADRLEALADELGEHVAGRKLDVTDPIDFDAFVDAAEARFGRVDVLVNNAGLMPLSPLAALKRDEWKRMIDVNIHGVLNGIAAVLPRFITQKNGHIVNVASVAAHIVLPTAAVYCGTKYAVRAITEGLRQEHDDIRSTLISPGVTATELGNDITDTATAAALTEWRQKSLTPDAIARAIRFALEQPDGVDINEVIVRPTAANM; encoded by the coding sequence ATGACGGGATTTGCAAATAAGGTTGTGCTCATCACCGGCGCCTCAAGCGGTATCGGCGAAGCCACGGTGCGCGAATTGGCAGCGGCGGGCATGCAACTGTTCATAGGCGCGCGCCGCGCCGACCGGTTGGAGGCGCTGGCGGACGAGCTGGGCGAGCACGTCGCAGGGCGCAAGCTGGACGTGACCGACCCGATTGACTTTGACGCCTTTGTCGATGCGGCGGAAGCACGGTTCGGGCGGGTCGACGTGCTGGTGAACAATGCGGGCCTGATGCCGCTATCGCCGCTGGCAGCACTCAAGCGCGATGAATGGAAACGGATGATCGACGTGAACATTCACGGCGTCCTCAACGGCATCGCTGCAGTGTTGCCGCGCTTCATCACCCAGAAGAACGGGCATATCGTCAACGTCGCCTCGGTGGCTGCGCACATCGTGCTGCCGACCGCAGCGGTCTATTGCGGCACCAAATATGCCGTCCGCGCGATCACAGAAGGGTTGCGGCAGGAGCATGACGACATCCGCTCCACACTCATTTCGCCTGGCGTGACGGCAACCGAACTGGGCAACGACATCACCGATACCGCGACGGCCGCAGCGCTGACGGAGTGGCGGCAGAAGTCTCTCACGCCGGACGCCATTGCCCGGGCGATCCGCTTTGCGCTTGAGCAGCCCGACGGCGTCGATATCAACGAAGTGATCGTGCGACCCACCGCAGCCAATATGTGA